The DNA sequence GAGCCGCTCGACGACCTCGTCCAGGTCGCGTCGACGGGTCTGATCAAGGCGGTCGACCGGTTCGAGCCCGAGCGGGGCCTCGAGTTCTCGACCTACGCCACCCACACGATCGTCGGCGAGCTCAAGCGCCACTTCCGCGACAAGGGCTGGGCGGTGCGGGTGCCCCGGCGCCTCCAGGAGCTGAACCTGTCGCTCAACAAGGTGGTGGCCGAGCTGTCCCAGGAGATCGGGCGCTCCCCCACCATCGCCGAGATCGCCACCAAGGCCCGCCTGCCCGAGGACGAGGTGCTGGAGGGCCTCGACACCTCCAACGCCTACGCCGTGGTCTCCCTCGACGCCCCCGCCGGCGGCGAGGACGCCCCCGCGGTCAGCGAGCACATCGGCGCCGAGGACGAGAGCCTGGAGGCGCTGGAGTACCGGGCCGCGCTCGGCCCCCTGATCGCCGGCCTGCCCGAGCGCGAGCGCCGCATCCTGTACCTCCGCTTCTTCGGCGGCATGACCCAGTCCCAGATCGCCGGCCGCCTTGGCATCTCCCAGATGCACGTGAGCCGGCTCCTGAACCGGACGCTGGCCATCCTCCGAGAAGGGCTTCTCGAGGACGAGGAGACGGGCTAGGCCGGTGCGGGTCGCGATGATCGCCAACCCGCACGCCAGCCGGTTCAGCGGGCGCCAGCGCGACCGGGTGGTGGCCGTGCTGGCCGCCAGGCACAAGGTCGAGCTGCTCCAGACCGGCCATCCCGGGCAGGCGACCGAGCTGGCCGCCCGCGCGGTGGCCGGCGGCGCCGAGGTGGTGGCCGCGCTCGGCGGCGACGGCACCGTCAACGAGGTGGTCAACGGGCTCCGGGACACCGACGCCGCGCTCGGCCTGCTCGGCGGGGGCCGGGTCAACGTGCTCGCCCGCGGTCTCGGTCTGCCGGCCGATCCCGACCGGGCCGCCGCCCGCCTGGTCCAGCTCCTGGCGGCGGGCGCCCGCCGCCGCCTGACCCTGGGGGTGGCCGGCGACCGCTGCTTCGCCCTCAACGCCGGCCTTGGCCTGGGCGGGGCGATCGTCCGAGAGGTCGAGCGCCGCCAGCGGGCCAAGCAGCTCTACGGCGACCGCGCGTACGTGGCCGCCGGCCTCAAGG is a window from the Actinomycetota bacterium genome containing:
- a CDS encoding SigB/SigF/SigG family RNA polymerase sigma factor: EPLDDLVQVASTGLIKAVDRFEPERGLEFSTYATHTIVGELKRHFRDKGWAVRVPRRLQELNLSLNKVVAELSQEIGRSPTIAEIATKARLPEDEVLEGLDTSNAYAVVSLDAPAGGEDAPAVSEHIGAEDESLEALEYRAALGPLIAGLPERERRILYLRFFGGMTQSQIAGRLGISQMHVSRLLNRTLAILREGLLEDEETG
- a CDS encoding diacylglycerol kinase family protein produces the protein MRVAMIANPHASRFSGRQRDRVVAVLAARHKVELLQTGHPGQATELAARAVAGGAEVVAALGGDGTVNEVVNGLRDTDAALGLLGGGRVNVLARGLGLPADPDRAAARLVQLLAAGARRRLTLGVAGDRCFALNAGLGLGGAIVREVERRQRAKQLYGDRAYVAAGLKALLVGFDREQPHLTVHLPGGRPPLRGFFTLVGNGDPFTYLGRRPLRPTPEATWDGGLDLLVGTTMATRALVRAVGGMLTPHPKAGYPGLPVLHDLDGFSLESDIPLPFQLDGEYVGDRTSVTFSCLRATLAVVAAPRRV